The DNA window TGATCACGGTATAGATTTTTGGCAACCCAAACGCCAGATTTAAAGTCGAACCACTCCACAGGCGGTTTGGGCCGGCCACAAAAGGATTATTTTAAAGTTGGGCAGTCGTAGTGAAGGGTGCATACACTTTTCAGCCAACTCATTAGTTCTGCTGCTCAATCAGTCAACCTCCAAAGACTGGCTAACTTCATTTTAAACTGTAGATAGGGTAGGTCAGTttaagggtaaaaaaaaaaaaaactgaatttAGATACTTATAATACTACTGTACTCTAACATGGCCAGATTGCTGAGTTCATTACCAATTACTTCACAGTCACTACTGAGTTCGAACAGGTGCCAAAACTAGAATGTCGTCCCAGGGCATTCGTTCAATGCTCATTGCTGCATTTTATCTTTCCCTATCCCTGTCTCAAGTTTACGCATTTGAGTCTGGTTGATGAACTTGTAAATCTGATTAGCATATCAGGACTGCAGGCTGAGTTTCGTGATGTTTCTGCTTCTTGGTTTTGTCTCATTGCCTGGTTTGATATTCAATCTGATAGGGAATCCgcaattgaaaatgaaaattgcagCTAGTGTTGTCGAAACCTTCAGTTTGCCGAAATCTTCTTCCATTTCTTTTGCATGAAAGTCTCATAAAAAACTTGTATTCTCTTTAGTTTGATATTACAAAAGTATTTTGTACTAAAGGCTGATGTGTCTATATCTAGGACATGGATAAAACTTGGATGAAGATTAGCAATAGGAAGGACAAGGCTTATGAACTCGGAGTCAAAAATTTCCTCAAGTTTGCATATTCtcaaaaagttgaaaatcaGAAAATCCCATGCCCATGTACACAATGCAATAATTTTTGTAACCAAACTAAAACAGTTGTGGAGGATCACTTATTGACTCAAGGCATTCGTAAAAGCTACACAAGATGGATACACCATGGGGAACAATTTCGACACCAAAATTGTGGGGATAGTACTAAACATGGGGATGGAGAGGAGGATAGTGATACTGAAGATTTAAATGACATGTTGCACGATATTGGGACAGCACAATGGGGGGACAATTGGGCTGGTAGGGAAGAATCAACGGATGATAGTCTAAATGCGAATCATAGTGACACAAATAACTTTCTTAAATTGTTAGAAGATGCAAAAAAGGAGCTGTATCCAGGGAATCATTTTTACTCAAAGTTATCCTTTGTAGTCACTTTGCTCCATTTGAAAACAATGAGCGGGTGGACCATAAAGTCCTTCAATgcattgctggaaatttttagCCATGCACTACCTCCTGAAGCCACAGTTCCCAAGTCTTTTGCTGATGCTAAGAAGCTCATTCGAGACTTAGGTTTTAAATCTGAAAAAATCCATGCTTGTGTCAATGATTGTGTTCTCTTCCgcaaggaaaatgaaaattttgacacTTGTCCAAATCTAAATTGTAAAGAACCTCGCTACAAGATGGCAGGTTCAAGAGTTCCACGCAAAGTTTTGCGTTACTTTCCTTTGAAACCTAGGCTGCAACGATTATATACCCACAAAGAAATAGCTTCAGATATGAGATGGCATAAAGAAAAGTGTGTGCATGATGATAACATCATGCGGCATCCAGCAGACAGTGAAGCATGGAAACACTTTGATAGGTTGCATCCGGACTTTGCCGTTGATCCTAGAAATGTGAGGTTAGGTCTTGCAACTGATGGTTTCAATCCTTTTGGGACCATGATTAGTGCTTATAGCATCTGGCCTATTTATCTAGTGCCATACAATCTGCCCCCTTGGAAGTGTATGAGagatcctttctttttcctatcAATGCTAATTCCTGGGCCTAAATCCCCGGGAAATGAGATTGATGTTTACATGGAGCCTCTAATAGATGAACTGAATGAAATGTGGCTTGGTGTTGAAACATATGATGCATATAGTGGCAAGAAATTTGACCTCCGGGCAGCTTTACTATGGACTATAAATGATTTTCCAGCTTATGCAATGCTGTCCGGATGGAGTACGAAAAGGTATCAAGCATGTCCTATTTGCATGGTTGAGACAACTTGCGTACATTTACCACACCGAAAAAAGTTGTGTTACACAGGTCATCGCCGCTTCTTACCCATTGACCATTCTTGGCGGCGAGAAAAAAAACCTTTCGATGGCAATGTGGACTTTAGGAATCATGTTGCACCTTTATctggaaatgaaattttggatcaGGTACAAAATATGGAGGTAAATTTTGGGAAGACCAAGGCGCAATCCAATGCAAAGAAACGCAAGCGTTCTGAGAGTGGTTTGAACTGGACAAAGAAAAGTTGTTTCTTTGAGTTACCATATTGGGCAGACCTCCTTCTTAGGCATAATTTGGATTTAATGCATGTGTCAAAAAATGTCTCAGAGGCTATCATTGCCACAATTATGGATATTGAAAACAAAACCAAAGACCACTGGTTGTGTCGTCAAGATTTGAAGGATTTGGGTTTGAAAAAAGAGCTACATTTGATTCCAAATGGCGACTCTTATATCATGCCACATGCCTGTTACAGCCTAACCaaggaggagaaaaaaaaagtatgtgAGTTCTTGAATTCTGTCAAATATCTAGATGGGTTTGCCTCAAACATTTGCCGATGTATAAAGAATGGCCAGTTTCAAATTTCTGGAATGAAAAGTCATGACTTCCACATTTTTATACAAAGGCTACTCCTACTTGCAATCCGTGAAAGTTTAACAAAAGAAGTTCGGCAAGTGCTATTCGAGTTAAGTGAATTCTTCAAAAAATTATGTGCTAGAACATTACATAGAGAGGTTCTGGAGGAGTTAGGCCAAAAAATTGCAGTCATCTTATGTAAATTAGAGAGGTTGTTCCCTCCAGCTTTCTTCGATATAATGATGCACTTGATGGTTCACTTGCCTACTGAAGCTATCCTTGGCGGTCCAGCTCAATATCGTTGGATGTTCCTATTTGAGAGGTAGAGAGTTGTACATATAGccttgtaagtttttttttattaaagacCACTGCAATCatctaatttcttttattttcctttgagAAAGACATATGGCAGTGCTGAAAAGTTATGTTGGGAATAAGGCCCGGCCAGAGGGATGCATTGCTGAGCGGTACATAGATAAAGAATGCTTGACATTCTGCTCTATGTACCTAGACAATATTGATACGATATTCAACAAGCCTGAACGAAACAATGATAGGGGATATAATACGGGTGAATTGTCCATTTTTTCATGCCCTGGTCGTCCATTTGGAGGGCGCAAAAGGGGCAATTTCCTTGACTCAGAGCTGgaaaaaattcatacatttatatTGAACAATTGTGATGAGCTTGAGGACTATATAAAGTAAGCTTTTAATGTTAATTAAAGCTTGTACCTTTGTTCTATATTTTGATATGTTCAAAGGCAAATTTATACAAGGTGATTGTTTTTGTCTATAGTGCGCATAAAATGGAGTTGGAGGCAGAGAGTGCTgaaaatgtggaccaaaggcACGATAGAGAATTTGCAAAATGGGTTAAACAGCGTGTATGTTTGTAGTGTCATTTGGACAGCCTACTTTTTTTTATCTCTAATACAATAAATTACTGATTTAGGTGAAATTGTCCTTACTAGGTTATGTATGGCAGCGAGGCTTCCAATGGTGAGCTTCGAGCATTAGCATTTGGGCTAGACAACCGAGTTTGCATGTATACGGGCTGCATGGTTAATGGGTATAGGTTTCACACGAAAAATCGGGAAAGGCAAAGAAAGACTCAAAACAGTGGTATTGTAGTTAGAGGTGAGCATGGTAACAATATGATCGATTTTTATGGTGTGATACAACAAATTATTGAAGTAAGATACTGGCTCGGGAAAAAAAAGGTTATAGTATTCAAGTGTGACTGGTGGAAGACCGATGATAGTGCTGGGATGCAAGTGGACAAAGAATGGGGTATCACAAGTGTCAATTCGTCCAGAAAATGGTATGAAGACCAACCATATATCCTCCCTCAACATGTCCAACAAGTCTTTTATCTTGAAGACGTGAAACTAGGCAAAAACTGGTTTGTCGTCAAGAGGTTCAGTCCAAGGCACTTGTATGATGTTCCTGAAGATTTAGAAAAAGAACCAATGGTTGAGGAAATATATCAAGAAGAAGCAACTGGGGATTTCACTATTATAATAGACCTCGACAATCCACCATTACTTTCAAGAGAAGACAATGAGATACCGAAGGCTGTACCTTCATCCATTGTACATGCTGAGAAGTCAAAAAATAGCTCAAATGGCACCTTTGAAGACTTCattaatgatgatgatgaagtgAATGAACATGAGTCTAACAATGAGGAAGACGAAGAGGAGATTCTTAGTGATAATGACATCGATTCGGAATAGGTGAAATTGATGAGGACTACATGACACTAA is part of the Coffea eugenioides isolate CCC68of chromosome 6, Ceug_1.0, whole genome shotgun sequence genome and encodes:
- the LOC113773907 gene encoding uncharacterized protein LOC113773907: MDKTWMKISNRKDKAYELGVKNFLKFAYSQKVENQKIPCPCTQCNNFCNQTKTVVEDHLLTQGIRKSYTRWIHHGEQFRHQNCGDSTKHGDGEEDSDTEDLNDMLHDIGTAQWGDNWAGREESTDDSLNANHSDTNNFLKLLEDAKKELYPGNHFYSKLSFVVTLLHLKTMSGWTIKSFNALLEIFSHALPPEATVPKSFADAKKLIRDLGFKSEKIHACVNDCVLFRKENENFDTCPNLNCKEPRYKMAGSRVPRKVLRYFPLKPRLQRLYTHKEIASDMRWHKEKCVHDDNIMRHPADSEAWKHFDRLHPDFAVDPRNVRLGLATDGFNPFGTMISAYSIWPIYLVPYNLPPWKCMRDPFFFLSMLIPGPKSPGNEIDVYMEPLIDELNEMWLGVETYDAYSGKKFDLRAALLWTINDFPAYAMLSGWSTKRYQACPICMVETTCVHLPHRKKLCYTGHRRFLPIDHSWRREKKPFDGNVDFRNHVAPLSGNEILDQVQNMEVNFGKTKAQSNAKKRKRSESGLNWTKKSCFFELPYWADLLLRHNLDLMHVSKNVSEAIIATIMDIENKTKDHWLCRQDLKDLGLKKELHLIPNGDSYIMPHACYSLTKEEKKKVCEFLNSVKYLDGFASNICRCIKNGQFQISGMKSHDFHIFIQRLLLLAIRESLTKEVRQVLFELSEFFKKLCARTLHREVLEELGQKIAVILCKLERLFPPAFFDIMMHLMVHLPTEAILGGPAQYRWMFLFER